The region TTAGAAATTTCTTTTATCGTCTTTTCAGAGGGGATATTCTCAGAAATAATTTTCAGCAGTGCAAAATTTTTCCCGTATCTTTGATATCTGTTTTGCAAAACATTAAGAGTTTCTTCCAGATGATATAAATTATAAAGTTTACTTACAGGATTTTTAAGTGTTTTTATATTCAGACTTTTACTTATTACACTGTAAACAATATAAATACTCACAAGTGTTGTAAGTACTGAAATTATGGATATTAAAATTATAAAAAACAGAATTTTTTGTGTTTTATTCTCCATTGCCTTTGCTATATAAATTACAAGAGGGTCTGCCGTTTCCCAGCTTTGTTCGCTTAAAATATATAATTTGTTTTTATTTTTAGTTTTTTTTATTTTTTCCCAGTTGTTTTTTAAACTGTAAAAATTTTTCTTAAAAAAATCCATAGCTTCATATGGAATGATGTCTTTATAGATGTTTTCAACATCTGAATATTTATTGTCAATATATTTTTTTACGTCTTTGATTTTTTCTTTATCTTTTCCTATCAGCGCAAGTTTGCAGTATCTTTGTGTTCCTCCCCTTATTTGCCCCAGTTCATTTATAATGTATGCATTTTTTATTTGATTGTTTTGTACTAAATATATTACAGAAAAAGAATTAACAAGAATAACTAAAAAAATAAAAAAAAGAAGAAAAATTATTGTTTTAGTGTGTTTCATAATCCACAACTCTTCTTTCGAGTATAAAAGGCTTTATGAAATCAATGATTTCCAAATGTTTTGGATGTGTGGCGTAAATTTTTAAATCTTCAATGTTTTTCACTTCGGTAATTACGCAAAAATCACTGGAATTTTCATCAAATTTTATATCAATTCCCACTTCTATATGTTTAATTTCTTTAATCAGATTTTTTAAATTTTCTATTTGTTTTTTAAACTCCAAAAGGGGGGCATTTTTTTTTGTTTTAAAAATAACTACATGTCTAATCATAATATTTCTTTTACAAATTCTTCTATTCTTTTTATGCCTTTGTTTATAGTTTCAAAATCGGTTGCAAATGAAAATCTGAAATATCCCT is a window of Lebetimonas sp. JH292 DNA encoding:
- a CDS encoding Dabb family protein, with the protein product MIRHVVIFKTKKNAPLLEFKKQIENLKNLIKEIKHIEVGIDIKFDENSSDFCVITEVKNIEDLKIYATHPKHLEIIDFIKPFILERRVVDYETH